In Paludisphaera mucosa, one DNA window encodes the following:
- a CDS encoding Gfo/Idh/MocA family oxidoreductase encodes MTTDASHPPVRWAVLGTGAIARAFAEDLRLLPDAALVAVGSRDLERGKAFLDAFGGRGKVHQRVEDLARDDDVDVVYVATPHSRHKADCIACLEGGRAVLCEKPFAVDADEARAIAEAARRAGKFCMEAMWMRFHPLITTVRDLVQSGAIGRVRLLTADFGYPTSYDPQSRFFNPALGGGALLDRGVYPLSLAQLLLGSPSDVVGRAAIGTSGVDELETALLTYPTGAQAVLTSSLRSRLRNEAQIIGTEGSIRIAEPFFAPHHVSWTRHSEPVGPAPAAKSGPGGWKSRLRRSPLVRRVVNDVARPLLRTLKRDTKTFAEHVPGGGYQFEAAEVMRRLRAGDLESPIMTLDDTIAVLETVDALRKSWRTSG; translated from the coding sequence GTGACGACCGACGCATCGCATCCGCCCGTCCGCTGGGCCGTCCTGGGGACCGGCGCGATCGCCCGCGCCTTCGCCGAGGACCTCCGCCTGCTCCCCGACGCCGCGCTCGTCGCCGTCGGCTCGCGCGACCTCGAACGCGGCAAGGCGTTCCTCGACGCCTTCGGCGGCCGGGGCAAGGTCCATCAGAGGGTCGAGGATCTGGCTCGCGACGACGACGTGGACGTCGTCTACGTCGCCACGCCCCACTCGCGGCACAAGGCCGACTGCATCGCCTGCCTCGAAGGCGGCCGCGCGGTGCTCTGCGAGAAGCCCTTCGCCGTCGACGCCGACGAGGCCCGCGCCATCGCCGAGGCGGCCCGCAGGGCGGGCAAGTTCTGCATGGAGGCCATGTGGATGCGCTTCCATCCCCTGATCACGACCGTCCGCGACCTGGTCCAGTCCGGCGCGATCGGCCGGGTCCGGCTGCTGACCGCCGACTTCGGCTACCCGACCTCGTACGACCCCCAGAGCCGCTTCTTCAACCCGGCGCTCGGCGGCGGTGCGCTGCTCGACCGCGGCGTCTATCCTCTCTCGCTCGCGCAGCTGCTGCTTGGCTCGCCCTCCGACGTCGTCGGCCGCGCGGCGATCGGGACCTCGGGCGTCGACGAGCTGGAGACGGCCCTGTTGACCTACCCGACGGGTGCCCAGGCCGTGCTGACCTCGTCGCTCCGCAGCCGGCTCCGCAACGAGGCCCAGATCATCGGCACCGAGGGCTCGATCCGGATCGCCGAGCCCTTCTTCGCGCCCCATCACGTCTCCTGGACGCGGCACTCCGAGCCCGTCGGCCCCGCCCCCGCGGCGAAGTCGGGCCCCGGCGGCTGGAAGTCACGCCTGAGGCGCAGCCCGCTGGTCCGTCGGGTCGTCAACGACGTCGCCCGCCCGTTGCTCCGCACCCTGAAGCGCGATACGAAGACCTTCGCCGAGCACGTCCCCGGCGGCGGCTACCAGTTCGAGGCCGCCGAGGTCATGCGCCGCCTCCGCGCCGGCGACCTGGAGAGCCCGATCATGACCCTCGACGACACGATCGCCGTCCTGGAGACGGTCGACGCCCTGCGAAAGTCGTGGCGGACCTCCGGCTGA
- a CDS encoding glycosyltransferase codes for MRIAYLVNTYPMTSASFIRRELLEVEAQGAVVDRLTLRRWATPLVDPDDLAEDLKTRAVLEVGALGLAKALLKTAATRPGLFLRGLKQAIQLGRRGSASGQGVLRHAIYLAEACVLLDWHREAATDHVHAHYGTNGATVALLTRTLGGPPFSFTTHGPEEFDRPLALGLDVKVASSAFAVAVSEYGRSQLCRWAAYDQWPKIRVVHCGLDPMFLKAEHVAVPEARRLVCVGRMAEQKGLPILVEAAGRLRAEGVDFELTLVGGGPLLGEIEALVDRLGLRDRVRLAGWKSNAEVRDLIQQSRALVLPSFAEGLPVVLMEALALGRPVVSTWVAGIPELVQPGVNGWLVPPSSAEALAAALREVVEAPAAQLDAMGRRGTERAARRHDVAIEARKLADLIHESLGREPRPEPARLLR; via the coding sequence CTGCGGATCGCCTACCTCGTCAACACCTACCCGATGACCAGCGCCAGCTTCATCCGCCGCGAGCTGCTGGAGGTCGAGGCGCAGGGGGCCGTCGTCGACCGCCTGACGCTCCGGCGCTGGGCGACGCCGCTCGTCGACCCCGACGACCTGGCCGAGGACCTTAAAACTCGGGCCGTCCTCGAAGTCGGGGCCCTCGGCCTGGCGAAGGCGCTCCTCAAGACGGCGGCGACGCGGCCGGGGCTTTTCCTGCGGGGCCTGAAGCAGGCGATCCAGCTGGGCCGTCGCGGCTCGGCGTCGGGCCAGGGCGTCCTGCGGCACGCGATCTACCTGGCGGAGGCCTGCGTCCTGCTCGACTGGCACCGCGAGGCGGCGACCGACCACGTCCACGCCCACTACGGCACCAACGGCGCCACGGTCGCCCTGCTCACCCGCACGCTCGGCGGGCCGCCGTTCAGCTTCACGACCCACGGCCCCGAGGAGTTCGACCGGCCCCTGGCGTTGGGGCTCGACGTCAAGGTCGCGAGCTCGGCGTTCGCCGTCGCCGTCAGCGAGTACGGCCGCAGCCAGCTCTGCCGCTGGGCCGCCTACGACCAGTGGCCGAAGATCCGCGTCGTCCATTGCGGGCTGGACCCGATGTTCCTAAAGGCCGAGCACGTCGCGGTCCCCGAGGCGCGTCGGCTGGTCTGCGTCGGCCGCATGGCCGAGCAGAAGGGCCTGCCGATCCTGGTCGAGGCCGCCGGCCGGCTCAGGGCCGAAGGGGTCGACTTCGAGCTGACGCTGGTCGGCGGCGGCCCGCTCCTGGGCGAGATCGAGGCCCTGGTCGACCGCCTGGGCCTGCGCGACCGCGTCCGGCTGGCCGGCTGGAAGAGCAACGCCGAGGTCCGCGACCTGATCCAGCAGTCGCGCGCCCTGGTCCTCCCCAGCTTCGCCGAAGGCCTCCCCGTCGTCCTGATGGAGGCGCTCGCGCTGGGACGCCCGGTCGTGAGCACCTGGGTCGCCGGCATCCCCGAGCTGGTCCAGCCCGGCGTCAACGGCTGGCTCGTCCCCCCCTCCTCCGCCGAGGCCCTCGCCGCCGCGCTCCGCGAGGTCGTCGAGGCCCCCGCCGCGCAGCTCGACGCCATGGGCCGCCGCGGCACCGAGCGCGCCGCCCGGCGGCACGACGTCGCCATCGAGGCCCGCAAGCTCGCCGACCTGATCCATGAGAGCCTCGGCCGCGAGCCTCGTCCCGAGCCCGCGCGACTGCTACGCTGA
- a CDS encoding D-glycero-alpha-D-manno-heptose-1,7-bisphosphate 7-phosphatase, producing MNAEPPAPARRPAVFLDRDDTLIVDVPYLADPAGLRVLAGAATALAALRRAGYALVLATNQSAVGRGLITEERLRTIHDELERLLAADGATLDAIYYCTHAPRSDDRTAVEHPDRKPAPGMLLRAAEELELDLPASWMVGDRVSDVLAGLHAGCRSILVGSNDTLDGLPTPAQDGRVFAAADLAAAAELILDERLAPSETP from the coding sequence GTGAACGCTGAGCCCCCCGCCCCGGCCCGCAGGCCCGCCGTCTTCCTCGACCGCGACGACACGCTGATCGTCGACGTCCCCTACCTCGCCGACCCCGCCGGCCTGCGAGTCCTCGCCGGCGCGGCGACGGCCCTGGCCGCTCTCCGCCGGGCCGGCTACGCGCTGGTGCTCGCGACCAACCAGTCGGCCGTGGGCCGGGGCCTGATCACCGAGGAGCGTCTCCGCACGATCCACGACGAGCTGGAACGCCTGCTCGCCGCCGACGGCGCGACGCTCGACGCGATCTACTACTGCACCCACGCCCCCCGCAGCGACGACCGGACGGCGGTCGAGCACCCCGACCGCAAGCCGGCCCCCGGGATGCTCCTGCGCGCGGCCGAGGAGTTGGAGCTGGACCTGCCCGCGTCGTGGATGGTCGGCGACCGGGTCAGCGACGTCCTCGCCGGACTGCACGCCGGCTGCCGCAGCATCCTCGTCGGCTCGAACGACACGCTCGACGGGCTGCCGACGCCCGCCCAGGACGGCCGGGTCTTCGCCGCCGCCGACCTCGCCGCCGCCGCCGAGCTGATCCTCGACGAGCGCCTCGCCCCCTCGGAGACCCCCTGA
- a CDS encoding WecB/TagA/CpsF family glycosyltransferase → MTDPVWVWGVPFAPMTLDETVAAIDALIEDGRPSYFITANLHYVMLTHQHPDLDPINRAAAFVLADGAPIVRAARGRPRPLPERVAGSDLIFHLCDLAARKGRRMFFLGAPEGVADEAAAKLTARYSGLQVVGTECPPFRKLSDEEHEALLSRIRAARPDILFVAFGQPKGERWISENLTRLGVPVAVQVGASLEFAAGRFARAPRWMQKTGLEWLFRLLQEPRRLATRYARNAAFLGRMRLREARRGPDLGPAPRPPAAASAATPHEASARER, encoded by the coding sequence GTGACCGATCCCGTCTGGGTCTGGGGCGTCCCCTTCGCGCCCATGACGCTCGACGAGACCGTCGCCGCGATCGACGCCCTGATCGAGGACGGGAGGCCGTCGTATTTCATCACGGCCAACCTGCATTACGTGATGCTTACCCATCAGCATCCCGACCTGGACCCGATCAACCGCGCCGCCGCCTTCGTGCTCGCCGACGGCGCGCCGATCGTCCGGGCCGCGCGGGGGCGGCCGCGGCCGCTGCCCGAGCGGGTCGCCGGCTCCGACCTGATCTTCCACCTGTGCGACCTGGCGGCCCGCAAGGGCCGGCGGATGTTCTTCCTGGGGGCCCCCGAAGGGGTCGCCGACGAGGCCGCCGCCAAGCTCACCGCCCGCTATTCCGGCCTCCAGGTCGTCGGCACCGAGTGCCCCCCCTTCCGCAAGCTCTCGGACGAGGAGCATGAGGCGCTGCTGAGTCGCATCCGCGCGGCCCGGCCCGACATCCTGTTCGTCGCCTTCGGCCAGCCCAAGGGCGAGCGCTGGATCTCCGAGAACCTGACCAGGCTCGGCGTCCCGGTCGCCGTGCAGGTGGGCGCCTCGCTGGAGTTCGCGGCCGGTCGGTTCGCCCGAGCCCCCCGTTGGATGCAGAAGACCGGCCTGGAATGGCTCTTCCGGCTCTTGCAGGAGCCCCGCCGGCTGGCGACGCGGTACGCGCGGAACGCCGCCTTCCTGGGCCGGATGCGGCTCCGGGAAGCCCGTCGCGGCCCCGACCTCGGCCCCGCACCGCGCCCCCCGGCGGCGGCCTCCGCCGCGACGCCGCACGAGGCCTCCGCCCGTGAACGCTGA
- a CDS encoding exosortase/archaeosortase family protein encodes MSQIPAYHPPADQGGSAGRPSVLDRLRDLPWLPSALVGAALLTFAYAPNIMSLATIWDTEPNYSHGFLVIPIAAVILWRRIADRPYTWTEPATSWRTWALLAGMLVLRAFAYERGMSWVENATLIPTAACIVYALGGGALLSRAWPAIGFLVFMLPLPPVINRLVALPLQQIATAGSCFVMQLTGLWVVPAGNVINLSTPRGPQQLEVAMACNGLSMLMTLAATVTATVILVPMPIWKRIVVLLSALPIALVSNMARIVGTGWCYYLMEGELARERSHDWAGFLMMPLALLLVGLEVAILSWLFDDAEAEAAAAARPIGLRATQRSS; translated from the coding sequence TTGTCTCAAATCCCCGCGTACCACCCCCCGGCCGATCAGGGCGGATCCGCCGGCCGGCCCTCGGTCCTGGACCGGCTCCGCGACCTGCCCTGGCTCCCCTCGGCCCTCGTGGGCGCGGCGTTGCTGACGTTCGCCTACGCCCCGAACATCATGTCGCTGGCCACGATCTGGGACACCGAGCCCAACTACTCGCACGGCTTCCTGGTCATCCCGATCGCCGCCGTGATCCTCTGGCGGCGGATCGCCGATCGGCCCTACACCTGGACGGAGCCGGCCACCTCCTGGCGGACCTGGGCCCTGCTGGCCGGGATGCTGGTGCTGCGGGCGTTCGCCTACGAACGGGGGATGTCGTGGGTCGAGAACGCGACGTTGATCCCGACGGCGGCCTGCATCGTCTACGCCCTGGGGGGGGGCGCCCTGCTCTCGCGGGCCTGGCCGGCGATCGGCTTCCTGGTGTTCATGCTCCCCCTGCCGCCGGTGATCAACAGGCTGGTCGCCCTGCCGCTGCAGCAGATCGCCACCGCCGGCAGCTGCTTCGTGATGCAGCTCACCGGCCTCTGGGTCGTGCCCGCGGGCAACGTGATCAACCTGAGCACGCCGCGGGGCCCGCAGCAGCTCGAGGTGGCCATGGCGTGCAACGGCCTCTCGATGCTGATGACTCTGGCCGCCACCGTGACGGCGACCGTCATCCTCGTGCCGATGCCGATCTGGAAGCGGATCGTCGTGCTGCTGAGCGCGCTGCCGATCGCGCTGGTCAGCAACATGGCCCGGATCGTGGGCACGGGCTGGTGCTACTACCTGATGGAAGGCGAGCTGGCCCGCGAGCGTTCCCACGACTGGGCGGGCTTCCTGATGATGCCCCTGGCCCTGCTGCTGGTGGGCCTGGAAGTCGCGATCCTGTCCTGGCTGTTCGACGACGCCGAGGCGGAGGCGGCGGCCGCCGCCCGCCCGATCGGCCTGCGCGCGACCCAGAGGTCGTCGTGA
- a CDS encoding polysaccharide biosynthesis tyrosine autokinase produces MPVRTAAAVVGVPRELAAPAPTMQVNPVSILRGLMRNWWKILGLWLITSLPAVYLIYSQIRPTYNAYSVIRIQSNHPDLFGSGTTLKVVDRNIETEIQHIKTDSVLSAALGDPTVADLPFLKDNPSAVSALKAKLSIQNEKNTDYVRVALDSTDPVEAAALVNAVVNAYMESYKTYQEGSNVLLRKKLQQYLDDTAKEKRGKTDELNALMDKGTITLKNLNSSSTETEKAASATKKAFGDEPPAAQSINDVSFEQFRKYKDRLLETRVALFKAKAELSQRTGDFQNADEIADVAAEGAVPSGAELESRIKAEFLSDPAIAELYEQKRDMKQRLDHVEKGARKGSDPARRAHRDAVAGIQARIDEFWEERYHEIRGRILEGGPSNLAEAPKAAGAPRNVQELKAEVAQLEHDQAAILAVLNEAQIETQRSNSDTYKAQFLQAEIDSMTNDQAIVRRKLQDLDFVTGKDAIRVEVTDRAAVPRLASDGKRVKLMAAAPLVLMLLLLGVFSLLEIRAERVGDPDALSSRVQSEVYSLPPIPMARSQRRLGAPGEDDQIDRFIQRLDHLRFAVCGDHPEVGLGRCVLISSAVGSEGKTTLAAQLAARCGHSGHTTLLIDADLRRGALCPLLDIPEGRGLSDVLTNEDLNVEDVVIPVQGGTFHLLSAGTAVSDTSRIFQGRAFGMLIARLRQLYDLIIIDSPPILPVPDALIMGRWTDGVVLASRYDVSRAPQVERARRQLDLAGIPVLGTVINGMRTSDSYYGRYTYSRQPTGAAADQERPADATSAG; encoded by the coding sequence ATGCCGGTCCGGACCGCGGCGGCCGTCGTGGGGGTCCCGCGCGAGCTGGCGGCGCCGGCGCCCACGATGCAGGTCAACCCGGTCAGCATCCTCCGGGGGTTGATGCGGAACTGGTGGAAGATCCTCGGGCTCTGGCTGATCACCTCGCTCCCCGCGGTCTACCTGATCTACAGCCAGATCCGGCCGACGTACAACGCCTACAGCGTCATCCGGATCCAGTCGAATCATCCCGACCTGTTCGGCAGCGGGACCACGCTCAAGGTCGTCGACCGCAACATCGAGACCGAGATCCAGCACATCAAGACCGACTCGGTCCTGAGCGCGGCCCTCGGCGACCCGACCGTCGCCGACCTCCCGTTCCTCAAGGACAACCCCTCGGCGGTGTCCGCCCTCAAGGCCAAGCTCTCGATCCAGAACGAGAAGAACACCGACTACGTGCGCGTCGCGCTGGACTCGACCGATCCCGTGGAAGCCGCGGCCCTGGTCAACGCCGTGGTGAACGCCTACATGGAGTCCTACAAGACCTATCAGGAGGGGTCGAACGTCCTCCTGAGGAAGAAACTCCAGCAGTACCTCGACGATACGGCGAAAGAAAAGAGGGGCAAGACGGACGAACTCAACGCGCTCATGGACAAGGGCACGATCACCCTCAAGAACCTCAACAGCAGCTCGACGGAGACCGAGAAGGCCGCGTCGGCGACGAAGAAGGCGTTCGGGGACGAGCCCCCGGCCGCGCAGTCCATCAACGACGTCTCGTTCGAACAATTCCGGAAGTACAAGGACCGGCTCCTGGAGACCCGCGTAGCGTTGTTCAAGGCCAAGGCCGAGCTGTCGCAGCGGACGGGGGACTTCCAGAACGCCGACGAGATCGCGGACGTCGCCGCCGAGGGGGCCGTGCCGTCGGGGGCGGAGCTGGAGTCGCGGATCAAGGCCGAGTTCCTCAGCGACCCGGCGATCGCCGAGCTGTACGAGCAGAAGAGGGACATGAAGCAGCGGCTGGATCACGTCGAGAAGGGCGCGCGCAAGGGCAGCGATCCCGCGCGACGGGCCCATCGCGACGCCGTGGCGGGCATCCAGGCCCGCATCGACGAGTTCTGGGAGGAGCGCTACCACGAGATCCGCGGGCGGATCCTCGAAGGCGGCCCGTCGAACCTCGCCGAGGCCCCGAAGGCGGCCGGCGCTCCGCGGAACGTCCAGGAACTCAAGGCCGAGGTGGCGCAGCTGGAGCACGACCAGGCGGCCATCCTCGCCGTCCTGAACGAGGCCCAGATCGAGACCCAGCGGTCGAATTCCGACACGTACAAGGCCCAGTTCCTGCAGGCCGAGATCGACAGCATGACGAACGACCAGGCCATCGTCCGTCGCAAGCTCCAGGACCTGGACTTCGTGACCGGGAAGGACGCGATCCGGGTCGAGGTGACCGACCGGGCCGCGGTGCCGAGGCTGGCGTCGGACGGCAAGCGGGTCAAGCTGATGGCGGCCGCGCCCCTGGTCTTGATGCTCCTGCTGCTGGGGGTCTTCTCGCTCCTGGAGATCCGGGCGGAGCGGGTCGGCGACCCCGACGCGCTGTCGTCGCGCGTCCAGTCCGAGGTCTACTCGCTGCCGCCGATCCCGATGGCCCGGTCGCAGCGGCGGCTGGGGGCTCCCGGCGAGGACGACCAGATCGACCGCTTCATCCAGCGGCTGGACCACCTGCGGTTCGCCGTCTGCGGCGACCACCCCGAGGTCGGCCTGGGCCGCTGCGTGCTGATCAGCAGCGCCGTCGGAAGCGAGGGCAAGACGACGCTGGCCGCCCAGCTCGCGGCCCGCTGCGGCCACTCCGGTCACACGACCCTGCTGATCGACGCCGACCTGCGGCGGGGCGCGCTCTGCCCGCTGCTCGACATCCCCGAGGGCCGGGGGCTCAGCGACGTCCTGACCAACGAAGACCTCAACGTCGAGGACGTGGTGATCCCCGTCCAGGGGGGGACCTTCCACCTCCTCAGCGCCGGGACCGCGGTCTCCGACACCAGCCGGATCTTCCAGGGCCGGGCCTTCGGCATGCTGATCGCCCGGCTCCGGCAGCTCTACGACCTGATCATCATCGACTCGCCGCCGATCCTGCCGGTCCCCGACGCCCTGATCATGGGCCGCTGGACCGACGGCGTCGTGCTGGCCTCGCGCTACGACGTCAGCCGCGCCCCCCAGGTCGAACGGGCCCGCCGCCAGCTCGACCTCGCCGGGATCCCCGTGTTGGGCACGGTGATCAACGGGATGCGGACGTCGGATTCGTACTACGGCCGCTACACCTACAGCCGCCAGCCGACGGGCGCGGCGGCCGACCAGGAGCGGCCGGCCGACGCGACGTCCGCCGGCTGA
- a CDS encoding exosortase-associated EpsI family protein — translation MENALVDHPVVVQPDAAPRRPAAPERVPTPRKVDLRWIAMICLLLGASGAFRYWRDFQFASLESQSKGCPFPLKEIPGVLGSWRQVDGVEAALDPEIARLAGSTDHILRSYENTTTGEKATVLVIYGLALNVWGHTPDICYTNTGYKSLSAGREVMIPVKDAATPVPFREGLYGMFQGGAASYHDVFHSFRNAGEWRPNMESRWKQFRYNPGMFKIQVERLIKDPAKIDDSCQDLLAALVASIESRIRESGPAVAAAK, via the coding sequence ATGGAAAACGCCCTGGTCGACCATCCGGTCGTCGTGCAACCCGACGCCGCGCCTCGACGCCCGGCAGCCCCGGAGCGGGTCCCTACGCCCCGGAAGGTCGACCTTCGCTGGATCGCGATGATCTGCCTGCTGCTGGGGGCCTCCGGCGCGTTCCGCTACTGGCGCGACTTCCAGTTCGCCTCGCTCGAGAGCCAGAGCAAGGGCTGCCCCTTCCCCCTGAAGGAGATCCCCGGGGTCCTGGGCTCATGGCGGCAGGTCGACGGGGTCGAGGCCGCCCTCGATCCCGAGATCGCGCGTCTCGCCGGGTCGACCGACCACATCCTGCGGTCTTATGAAAACACGACGACGGGCGAGAAGGCCACCGTGCTCGTGATCTACGGGCTGGCCCTGAACGTCTGGGGGCACACGCCCGACATCTGCTACACGAATACGGGATACAAGTCGTTGAGCGCGGGCCGAGAAGTGATGATCCCCGTCAAGGACGCCGCGACGCCCGTCCCCTTCCGCGAGGGCCTCTACGGGATGTTCCAGGGCGGCGCCGCCTCCTACCACGACGTCTTCCACTCGTTCCGCAACGCCGGAGAGTGGCGGCCGAACATGGAAAGCCGCTGGAAGCAGTTTCGCTACAATCCGGGGATGTTCAAGATCCAGGTCGAACGCCTGATCAAGGACCCCGCCAAGATCGACGATTCGTGCCAGGACCTGCTCGCCGCCCTGGTCGCTTCGATCGAGTCGCGGATCCGCGAGTCGGGCCCGGCCGTCGCCGCCGCGAAGTGA
- a CDS encoding carbamoyltransferase family protein, with the protein MTAILGISAFYHDSAAALVVDGRIVAAAQEERFTRVKHDAAFPTRAVAYCLEAAGLTSADVDFVAFYDKPLSKFERLLETYLAYAPSGFRSFRLAIPLWLKDKLHMRRMIRKALGDGCRARLVFTDHHESHAASAFFPGPFDRAAILTLDGVGEWSTTTVGVGEGSRIELLEHIAFPHSLGLLYSAFTYYCGFKVNSGEYKLMGLAPYGRPVYKDAILEKLMDLKADGSFRLDLGYFNYCQGLTMTGDRFHELFGGPPRSPESTLEQRHMDLAASIQWVTEEVVLRIGREAARKTGAENLVMAGGVALNCVANGRLLREGPFDDVWIQPAAGDAGGALGAALFVWHQLLEKPREPRGRDAQQGSFLGPRFGDAEIGRFLAGQGVQASPCETEDELYEQVAGHLADDKIVGWFQGRMEFGPRSLGARSIIGDPRSPAMQATMNLKIKFRESFRPFAPAVLRERASEWFDIDPKHESPYMLLVAPVREEKRTPIDPETLRTMEDDPDLRRRVNVVRSEVPAVTHVDYSARLQTVDEDRNPRFHRLIEAFERITGCPILVNTSFNVRGEPIVCTPEDAYRCFLATDMDVLVLEDYVIVKDDAARKAGESVRERYLSQFQLD; encoded by the coding sequence ATGACGGCGATCCTGGGTATCTCCGCGTTCTACCACGACAGCGCGGCCGCCCTGGTGGTGGACGGCCGGATCGTCGCCGCCGCCCAGGAAGAGCGGTTCACGCGCGTCAAGCACGACGCCGCCTTCCCGACCCGCGCCGTCGCCTACTGCCTGGAGGCGGCCGGCCTGACGTCGGCCGACGTCGACTTCGTCGCCTTCTACGACAAGCCGCTGTCGAAGTTCGAACGCCTCCTGGAAACGTACCTGGCCTACGCCCCCTCGGGCTTCCGGAGCTTCCGCCTGGCGATCCCGCTGTGGCTCAAGGACAAGCTCCACATGCGGCGGATGATCCGCAAGGCCCTGGGCGACGGCTGCCGGGCCCGCCTGGTCTTCACCGACCACCACGAGAGCCACGCCGCCAGCGCCTTCTTCCCCGGCCCGTTCGACCGCGCGGCGATCCTGACCCTCGACGGCGTCGGCGAGTGGAGCACCACGACCGTGGGCGTCGGCGAGGGCTCGCGGATCGAGCTGCTGGAGCACATCGCCTTCCCGCACTCGCTGGGGCTGCTCTACTCGGCCTTCACCTACTACTGCGGCTTCAAGGTCAACAGCGGAGAGTACAAACTGATGGGCCTGGCCCCCTACGGCCGGCCCGTCTATAAGGACGCGATCCTCGAGAAGCTGATGGACCTCAAGGCCGACGGCAGCTTCCGCCTCGACCTGGGGTACTTCAACTACTGCCAGGGCCTGACCATGACGGGCGACCGCTTCCACGAGCTCTTCGGCGGCCCGCCGCGGTCCCCCGAGTCGACGCTGGAGCAGCGCCACATGGACCTGGCGGCGAGCATCCAGTGGGTGACCGAGGAGGTCGTGCTGCGGATCGGCCGCGAGGCGGCCCGCAAGACGGGGGCGGAGAACCTCGTCATGGCCGGCGGCGTGGCCCTCAACTGCGTCGCCAACGGCCGGCTGCTGCGCGAGGGCCCGTTCGACGACGTCTGGATCCAGCCCGCGGCCGGCGACGCCGGCGGCGCGCTCGGCGCGGCGCTCTTCGTCTGGCACCAGCTCCTGGAAAAGCCCCGCGAGCCCCGGGGCCGCGACGCCCAGCAGGGGAGCTTCCTCGGCCCCCGGTTCGGCGACGCCGAGATCGGCCGGTTCCTGGCGGGGCAGGGGGTGCAGGCCTCCCCCTGCGAGACCGAGGACGAGCTGTACGAGCAGGTCGCCGGCCACCTCGCCGACGACAAGATCGTCGGCTGGTTCCAGGGCCGGATGGAGTTCGGCCCGCGCTCGCTGGGCGCGCGCAGCATCATCGGCGACCCCCGCTCGCCGGCCATGCAGGCGACGATGAACCTCAAGATCAAGTTCCGCGAGAGCTTCCGCCCGTTCGCGCCGGCCGTCCTCCGCGAGCGCGCGTCCGAGTGGTTCGACATCGACCCGAAGCACGAGAGCCCCTACATGCTCCTCGTCGCCCCGGTCCGCGAGGAGAAGCGCACGCCCATCGACCCCGAGACGCTCCGCACGATGGAGGACGATCCCGACCTCCGGCGGCGGGTCAACGTCGTCCGCTCCGAGGTCCCGGCCGTGACCCACGTCGACTACAGCGCCCGGCTCCAGACCGTCGACGAGGACCGCAACCCCCGCTTCCACCGCCTGATCGAGGCCTTCGAGCGGATCACCGGCTGTCCGATCCTGGTCAACACCAGCTTCAACGTCCGGGGCGAGCCCATCGTCTGCACGCCCGAGGACGCCTACCGCTGCTTCCTGGCGACCGACATGGACGTGCTCGTTCTGGAAGACTACGTGATCGTCAAGGACGACGCGGCGCGCAAGGCCGGCGAGAGCGTCCGCGAACGGTACCTCTCCCAGTTCCAGCTCGACTGA
- a CDS encoding SxtJ family membrane protein yields MQWSDVQFDPTAKTLKQFAACSFGFFGGAALYQGLYRGHTNAALILGAIALGSGLLGLVAPKALKPIFVAWMVLAFPIGWTISLLMLAVMYYGLFTPIGLIFKLIGRDPLERTLQPAAATYWTPKTTPKDARRYFKQF; encoded by the coding sequence ATGCAGTGGTCCGACGTCCAATTCGACCCCACCGCCAAAACGCTGAAGCAGTTCGCCGCCTGCTCGTTCGGGTTCTTCGGCGGGGCCGCCCTCTACCAGGGGCTCTACCGAGGGCATACGAACGCGGCCCTGATCCTGGGCGCGATCGCCCTGGGCTCCGGCCTGCTGGGCCTGGTCGCCCCGAAGGCCCTGAAGCCGATCTTCGTCGCCTGGATGGTCCTGGCCTTCCCGATCGGCTGGACGATCTCGCTGCTGATGCTGGCCGTCATGTATTACGGCCTCTTCACGCCGATCGGTCTGATCTTCAAGCTGATCGGCCGCGACCCCCTGGAACGCACCTTGCAGCCGGCCGCCGCGACCTACTGGACGCCCAAGACGACCCCCAAGGATGCCCGCCGCTACTTCAAGCAGTTCTGA
- a CDS encoding DUF5989 family protein, producing the protein MSDTPPPRTEFEKAAADQEGESLVAEFWAFLKDNKKWWLLPIVVVMLLLGVLIFLSSTAAAPFIYTLF; encoded by the coding sequence ATGAGCGACACCCCGCCCCCCCGCACCGAGTTCGAAAAGGCCGCCGCCGACCAGGAGGGCGAGAGCCTCGTCGCCGAGTTCTGGGCCTTCCTCAAGGACAACAAGAAGTGGTGGCTACTGCCGATCGTGGTGGTGATGCTCCTGCTCGGCGTCCTGATCTTCCTGTCGAGCACCGCCGCCGCGCCGTTCATCTACACGCTGTTCTGA